In the genome of Sphaeramia orbicularis chromosome 13, fSphaOr1.1, whole genome shotgun sequence, one region contains:
- the tada2a gene encoding LOW QUALITY PROTEIN: transcriptional adapter 2-alpha (The sequence of the model RefSeq protein was modified relative to this genomic sequence to represent the inferred CDS: inserted 1 base in 1 codon): MDRLASFGNDPFDKPPCRGCSSYLTEPYIKCAECGPSPFLLCLQCFTRGFEYKKHQSDHKYEIMTSDFPVLEPGWTAQEEMALLEAVMDCGFGNWQDVAYQMRSKTKEECESHYMKNFINNPLFSSTLLSLKKTKDSRFADGAIPFKPTDDPPRPTFDSVLSRDMAGYMPARADFMEEFDNYAEWDLKDIDFVDDDSDVLRALKLAVVDIYHSRLKERQRRKKIIRDHGLINLRKFQSAGAMHPKEVQEMYDVMRRCCRVVGPGEXDKFIESHALEFELRREIRRLQEYRKAGIKSFCSAKVYERVKRMREDERRKRTMLCDVLQYIQDGRACQQWLSKQAAIDAGITPAVTMITVSATGRRSAPPLNLTGLPGTEKLNEREKELCQVVRLVPGAYLEYKQALLNECRRQGGLRLAQARALIKIDVNKTRKIYDFLIKEGYITKA; the protein is encoded by the exons ATGGATCGACTGGCATCTTTTGGAA ATGACCCTTTCGATAAACCACCATGCAGAGGCTGTTCATCTTATCTTACTGAGCCTTATATTAAGTGTGCAGAATGTGGACCCTCTCCTTTTTTGCTATGTCTTCAG TGTTTCACCAGAGGATTTGAGTACAAGAAGCATCAGAGTGACCATAAATATGAAATAATG ACTTCAGACTTTCCTGTACTGGAGCCGGGATGGACAGCACAGGAAGAAATGGCCCTGTTGGAAGCAGTAATGGATTGTGGCTTTGGAAACTG GCAGGACGTAGCATATCAGATGCGCAGTAAAACGAAAGAGGAATGTGAAAGCCACTACATGAAGAATTTCATCAATAATCCACTCTTCTCCTCCACCTTGCTTAGCCTGAAGAAAACAAAAGACTCTCGTTTTGCAGACGGTGCTATTCCTTTCAAAC CCACTGATGACCCCCCTCGACCTACATTTGACTCTGTACTTTCACGAGATATGGCTGGATACATGCCTGCAAGAGCAGACTTCATGGAG GAGTTCGACAACTATGCAGAATGGGATTTGAAGGATATTGATTTTGTGGATGATGACTCAGATGTCTTACGTG cactaaAGCTTGCAGTTGTTGATATCTATCATTCAAGATTAAAGGAGAGACAACGAAGGAAAAA GATTATCCGAGACCATGGACTGATCAACTTGCGGAAATTTCAAA GTGCTGGAGCGATGCACCCAAAGGAGGTGCAGGAGATGTACGATGTCATGAGACGATGTTGCCGAGTGGTGGGACCAGGTG CCGACAAATTCATCGAAAGTCACGCAT TGGAGTTCGAGCTGAGGAGAGAGATCCGTCGGCTGCAGGAGTACAGGAAAGCAGGGATCAAGTCTTTCTGCA GTGCCAAGGTGTATGAGCGGGTGAAGCGAATGCGAGAGGATGAGCGAAGGAAGAGGACCATGCTGTGTGACGTGCTGCAGTACATCCAGGATGGCAGAGCTTGCCAGCAGTGGCTCAGCAAACAGGCTGCAAT AGATGCTGGCATTACTCCAGCTGTCACAATGATCACAGTGTCAG CAACAGGTAGGAGGAGCGCCCCCCCTCTTAACCTGACTGGGCTGCCAGGAACCGAGAAGCTCAATGAGCGGGAGAAAGAG TTATGCCAGGTGGTGCGGTTGGTGCCGGGGGCCTACCTGGAATATAAGCAGGCCTTGCTTAATGAGTGCAGACGGCAAGGTGGACTGCGGCTGGCCCAGGCCAGAGCACTGATCAAAATCGATGTCAACAAGACACGAAAAATCTATGATTTCTTAATCAAGGAGGGCTACATCACTAAGGCCTAG